Proteins from a genomic interval of Xanthomonas sp. AM6:
- a CDS encoding methylated-DNA--[protein]-cysteine S-methyltransferase translates to MTERLYYDAFATPIGELTVAVGADGVRHILFPENRYDARGRADWIRDAAPVREAREQLLAYFAGERDRFDLPLAPRGTAFQCMVWEALAEIPFGATWSYAQLARHIAQPRAVRAVGAANGRNPLPIVLPCHRVIGANGALTGFGGGLPTKAALLALERRGATAADGATASLFG, encoded by the coding sequence ATGACTGAACGCCTGTACTACGACGCCTTCGCCACCCCGATCGGCGAACTGACCGTGGCCGTCGGCGCCGACGGCGTGCGCCACATCCTGTTCCCGGAGAACCGCTACGACGCGCGCGGCCGCGCCGACTGGATCCGCGACGCGGCGCCGGTGCGCGAGGCGCGCGAGCAGTTGCTGGCGTATTTCGCCGGCGAGCGCGACCGCTTCGACCTGCCGCTGGCGCCGCGCGGGACCGCGTTCCAGTGCATGGTATGGGAGGCGCTGGCGGAGATTCCGTTCGGCGCGACCTGGAGCTACGCGCAGCTGGCGCGGCATATCGCGCAGCCGCGCGCGGTGCGCGCCGTCGGCGCCGCCAACGGCCGCAATCCGCTGCCGATCGTGCTGCCCTGCCATCGCGTGATCGGCGCCAACGGCGCGTTGACCGGCTTCGGCGGCGGCCTGCCGACCAAGGCCGCGTTGCTGGCGCTGGAACGGCGTGGAGCGACCGCGGCGGACGGCGCGACGGCATCGCTGTTCGGCTGA
- a CDS encoding AlkA N-terminal domain-containing protein yields the protein MLADHALYDRARLARDARFDGVFFTAVRSTGIYCRPVCPAPAPKRSNVSYYPSAAAAAAAGYRPCLRCRPELSPEAQQHLGEESVRRALALIAEGALQDAGVDRLAGDVGLSARQLQRVFVAQLGATPAAVHATRRLLLAKQLLTETALPITQVALAAGFNSLRRFNAAFLEGCGMPPSAIRKQRAEVPGGDLVLRLGYRPPLDFPAMLGFLRKRAIPGIERIGEASYERVLGPLEASTRIRVEADPQRHELRLRIAAADPRAIPDIVRRVRRIFDLDADLRAVHATLATEPLLARAIARRPGLRVPGGWDGFEVAVRAVLGQQVSVAGAATLAARLVDRHGGHRPGQPPGLDRAFPAPQDLLDAPLEALGLPRSRAATLRALAASVVAGRLHFRAGQRLSDFVERATALPGIGAWTAQYIALRALGQPDAFPAGDLVLQRMLGADGARLSERATDARAQAWRPWRAYAVLHLWHLAGDPPEETSHD from the coding sequence ATGCTCGCCGACCACGCCCTCTACGACCGCGCCCGCCTGGCCCGCGACGCGCGCTTCGACGGCGTGTTCTTCACCGCGGTGCGCAGCACCGGCATCTATTGCCGGCCGGTGTGCCCGGCGCCGGCGCCCAAGCGCAGCAACGTCAGCTACTACCCCAGCGCCGCCGCCGCAGCGGCCGCCGGCTACCGTCCGTGCCTGCGCTGCCGGCCGGAGCTGTCGCCGGAAGCGCAGCAGCACCTGGGCGAGGAATCGGTGCGGCGCGCATTGGCGCTGATCGCCGAGGGCGCGCTGCAGGACGCCGGGGTCGACCGTCTGGCCGGCGACGTCGGGCTCAGCGCGCGCCAGCTGCAGCGCGTGTTCGTGGCCCAGCTCGGCGCCACCCCGGCCGCGGTGCACGCGACGCGGCGCCTGCTGCTGGCCAAGCAGTTGCTGACCGAGACCGCGCTGCCGATCACCCAGGTCGCGCTGGCGGCCGGCTTCAACAGCCTGCGCCGCTTCAACGCCGCGTTCCTGGAGGGCTGCGGCATGCCGCCGTCGGCGATCCGCAAGCAGCGCGCCGAGGTTCCCGGCGGCGACCTGGTGCTGCGCCTGGGCTACCGCCCGCCGCTGGACTTCCCGGCCATGCTCGGCTTCCTGCGCAAGCGCGCGATCCCGGGCATCGAGCGCATCGGCGAAGCCAGCTACGAGCGCGTGCTCGGCCCGCTCGAGGCCTCGACCCGGATCCGCGTCGAGGCCGATCCGCAGCGCCACGAACTGCGCCTGCGCATCGCCGCGGCCGATCCGCGCGCGATCCCGGACATCGTGCGCCGGGTGCGCCGGATCTTCGATCTGGACGCCGACCTGCGCGCGGTGCACGCCACGCTGGCCACCGAGCCGCTGCTGGCGCGCGCGATCGCGCGGCGCCCCGGGCTGCGCGTGCCCGGTGGCTGGGACGGGTTCGAAGTGGCGGTGCGCGCGGTGCTCGGCCAGCAGGTCAGCGTGGCCGGCGCGGCGACCCTGGCCGCGCGGCTGGTCGATCGCCATGGCGGCCATCGCCCCGGCCAGCCGCCGGGCCTGGACCGCGCGTTCCCGGCGCCGCAGGACCTGCTGGACGCCCCGCTGGAAGCGCTCGGCCTGCCGCGCTCGCGCGCCGCCACGCTCCGCGCGCTGGCCGCGTCGGTGGTGGCCGGACGCCTGCATTTCCGTGCCGGCCAGCGCCTGTCCGATTTCGTCGAACGCGCCACCGCCCTGCCCGGCATCGGCGCCTGGACCGCGCAGTACATCGCCCTGCGCGCGCTCGGCCAGCCCGATGCGTTCCCCGCCGGCGACCTGGTCCTGCAACGCATGCTCGGCGCCGACGGCGCGCGCCTGAGCGAACGCGCCACCGATGCCCGCGCGCAGGCCTGGCGGCCATGGCGCGCCTACGCCGTGCTGCACCTGTGGCACCTGGCCGGCGATCCACCCGAGGAGACTTCCCATGACTGA